The following proteins are co-located in the Spirosoma montaniterrae genome:
- a CDS encoding EthD family reductase, with amino-acid sequence MLCVTVLYPKPADSQFDMDYYLNRHTPLVRELLGPVGLVGIDLEAGLAGAAPDTSPTYGMIARLKFNSLDELQTALATNGAALIADIPNFTDVQPVMQISQLV; translated from the coding sequence ATGCTTTGCGTAACCGTTCTCTACCCCAAACCCGCCGACAGCCAGTTCGACATGGATTACTACCTCAATCGGCACACGCCCCTCGTGCGCGAGTTGCTTGGCCCCGTCGGGCTGGTCGGTATTGATCTCGAAGCCGGGCTGGCCGGTGCTGCACCCGATACCTCGCCCACCTACGGCATGATTGCCCGGCTGAAATTCAACAGCCTCGACGAACTACAAACCGCCTTAGCCACCAACGGGGCCGCGCTCATTGCCGACATTCCGAACTTCACCGACGTGCAGCCGGTGATGCAAATCAGCCAATTGGTTTAA
- a CDS encoding response regulator, with the protein MKPVRLLLVDDHQLLLDSLQTLLASVPGVEVVGGLNDSRLVTAALAKTEADILVCDLHMPHLSGIDLTLRLRHSHPGLKVLLLTMTEDASTIREAVRAGVTAYVLKRAGRDELEKAITTIMCGQRYFSPEVFEQLVQIEQHESTDSGPLATLTEREVDVLRLIAEEHPTHQIAEKLFIGIPTVETHRRHLMQKLGVKSVVGMVKFAMKYGLVS; encoded by the coding sequence ATGAAACCGGTTCGCCTATTGCTTGTCGATGACCACCAACTATTGTTAGACAGCCTTCAGACGCTGCTGGCTTCGGTGCCGGGCGTGGAGGTTGTTGGTGGTCTGAACGACAGCCGGCTGGTTACTGCCGCGCTGGCAAAAACAGAAGCCGACATACTGGTTTGTGACCTGCACATGCCCCATCTGTCGGGCATCGACCTTACGTTGCGGCTGCGCCATTCACATCCCGGCCTGAAAGTGCTACTGCTAACCATGACCGAAGACGCGTCTACGATCCGCGAGGCCGTGCGGGCAGGCGTGACGGCTTACGTGCTGAAACGGGCCGGGCGCGACGAACTCGAAAAAGCTATTACCACCATCATGTGCGGTCAACGCTACTTCAGCCCTGAAGTGTTTGAACAGTTGGTGCAGATTGAGCAACACGAATCGACAGACTCCGGCCCACTCGCTACACTGACTGAGCGCGAGGTTGACGTGTTGCGGCTCATTGCGGAGGAACATCCCACTCACCAGATTGCCGAAAAGCTGTTTATCGGCATACCGACCGTTGAAACCCATCGCCGACATCTAATGCAGAAACTCGGCGTCAAAAGCGTTGTCGGCATGGTGAAGTTTGCCATGAAATACGGGTTGGTATCCTAA
- a CDS encoding 7TM diverse intracellular signaling domain-containing protein produces the protein MTTPRLLGLLGWLCVHAAAAQTPVLTLTDSARYVNLWGQTGVDFYVDSSRYLTRQQVERRAFRPTAGRSSSFGFTNASIWVRFRLRDASPLPVARVIGSDFNLIDTLDYYLIREATGQVIHQQNGRLIPHHQQRIDSHSRIFPLHVLPNETYAVYFRVAGRNAKRIELTIEETYQHQAGYQRATWFWAGYVGFYLTMILVQVIFFAMTRNRNSLYYLLYLCGFLLVEVCRGNGMIGDRYLWPDATWFKSNSLLIGVPVSTVLGMWFYANGLRLKQYVPVLYRVLQVDAGVTLLLAGWALSKSADTNVVQHVLFTALASDLLVLVACFWVWRKGYQPARFYLLGTLCFFGSIVVTLFWNLGLLPDHFITAQSLNIGCVLEMLFFTTALADEYRLTQREKQQAQTELIDVLQNRNNELRAAQLQGQTLERQRVAADLHDNLGSTLSALHWNLQAMNTSQLTPAEQAVYTAIRQQIGQAYTDVRLLSHNLLPQELAKQGLPSALKTLVGRLNRNTTTHFNLTDIEIVPRLDPQTEFELYSICLELVNNTLKHAGATEATITFSLTDDTLHLHVTDNGVGLNEQTTNGYGMQNIAARIASIGGQWSVESEPGAGVRHQIQVPVGAPVGNG, from the coding sequence ATGACCACACCGCGACTACTTGGATTACTGGGCTGGCTATGCGTTCACGCAGCCGCTGCCCAGACGCCCGTGCTGACTCTGACCGATTCGGCCCGGTATGTTAATCTCTGGGGGCAAACCGGCGTTGATTTTTACGTCGATTCGAGTCGTTACCTAACCCGGCAGCAGGTAGAAAGGCGGGCGTTTCGGCCAACGGCGGGGCGCAGTAGCAGTTTCGGCTTCACCAATGCCAGCATCTGGGTACGGTTCCGGCTCCGCGATGCTTCCCCTTTGCCCGTTGCCCGCGTGATTGGTTCGGATTTCAACCTGATCGATACGCTCGATTATTACCTGATTCGCGAAGCTACCGGGCAGGTGATTCATCAGCAAAACGGACGTTTGATTCCGCACCACCAACAGCGCATCGATAGCCACTCGCGCATTTTTCCGCTTCATGTACTGCCCAACGAAACCTACGCGGTCTATTTCCGGGTGGCGGGCCGAAACGCGAAACGGATTGAGCTGACAATCGAAGAAACCTATCAGCATCAGGCTGGTTATCAGCGGGCAACCTGGTTTTGGGCGGGTTATGTCGGCTTTTACCTGACTATGATTTTGGTGCAGGTAATCTTCTTCGCCATGACCCGCAACCGCAATTCGCTCTATTACTTGCTGTATCTGTGCGGATTTTTGCTGGTTGAAGTGTGCCGGGGCAACGGCATGATTGGCGACCGCTACCTATGGCCCGATGCTACCTGGTTTAAAAGCAATAGCCTGCTTATTGGTGTGCCAGTGTCTACGGTGTTAGGTATGTGGTTCTACGCCAACGGCTTGCGGCTCAAACAGTATGTACCCGTGTTGTACCGGGTCTTACAGGTCGATGCCGGGGTAACGCTGCTGCTGGCCGGGTGGGCACTGAGTAAGTCGGCAGATACCAACGTCGTGCAGCATGTGCTATTTACTGCTTTGGCATCTGATCTGCTGGTGCTGGTGGCTTGTTTCTGGGTGTGGCGTAAAGGGTATCAGCCGGCCCGGTTCTACCTGCTCGGTACGCTCTGCTTTTTCGGTAGCATTGTGGTAACGCTGTTCTGGAACCTCGGCCTGTTACCCGATCATTTTATTACGGCGCAGTCGCTCAATATTGGCTGTGTGCTGGAAATGCTATTCTTTACGACTGCCTTAGCCGACGAATACCGCCTGACGCAACGCGAAAAACAACAGGCACAAACCGAACTGATCGATGTCTTGCAAAACCGGAACAACGAGTTGCGGGCAGCTCAGCTACAGGGCCAAACCCTCGAACGGCAGCGCGTAGCCGCCGACCTGCACGATAACCTCGGCAGCACCCTCTCAGCCCTGCACTGGAATCTTCAGGCCATGAACACCAGCCAACTGACTCCTGCCGAACAGGCCGTATATACCGCCATTCGGCAGCAGATCGGGCAGGCATATACCGATGTGCGACTCCTGTCGCACAACCTCTTACCACAGGAACTGGCAAAACAAGGGTTGCCCTCGGCCCTGAAAACACTGGTCGGTAGATTAAACAGAAACACAACCACGCACTTTAACCTGACGGATATTGAGATAGTACCCCGACTCGACCCGCAAACCGAGTTTGAACTCTACAGCATTTGCCTCGAACTGGTCAACAACACCCTCAAACATGCCGGAGCTACCGAAGCAACCATTACCTTCAGCCTGACCGACGACACGCTGCATCTGCACGTTACCGACAATGGTGTGGGCCTGAACGAGCAAACGACCAACGGCTATGGTATGCAGAATATAGCCGCCCGGATAGCGTCTATTGGCGGGCAGTGGTCGGTTGAGTCGGAGCCGGGCGCGGGGGTTCGGCATCAGATTCAGGTGCCAGTTGGGGCACCCGTCGGCAACGGTTAA
- a CDS encoding enzyme of heme biosynthesis, producing MNNDRIQQLIRFVQEEPNEPFNVYALAIEYVNTQPEQARSYFDQLLSEHPDYLPTYYHAAALYAELDERDRAAALYAKGIALAKAQNNAKTLLELQRAQRAFEEDEW from the coding sequence ATGAATAACGACCGTATCCAACAATTAATTCGATTTGTACAGGAAGAACCCAATGAGCCGTTCAATGTTTACGCGCTGGCGATAGAATACGTAAACACCCAGCCCGAACAGGCCCGGTCCTATTTCGACCAGTTGTTGAGCGAGCATCCCGATTATTTACCAACCTATTACCATGCGGCTGCGTTGTATGCGGAATTGGACGAACGCGACCGGGCGGCTGCTTTGTATGCGAAAGGAATTGCTTTGGCAAAGGCGCAGAACAATGCCAAAACGCTGCTCGAATTGCAACGGGCGCAACGGGCATTTGAGGAAGACGAATGGTAA
- a CDS encoding sensor histidine kinase: MVRCLLVLLSLLHSLPLSAQSNRAGPFNAPEPMQFEHYGQSEGLSQGTINDMVSYDGFMWFATQDGLNRFDGLTFDVFRKAGPHSLNNNLIQTLLADSRGRLWVGTGSGINIYDRRDGTFQSFFEAFRLHHLIERAAIHKLFEDKRGRIWIITTSLGLFCFDPARRTVRPFFANDNTLVSGCVKPSGEVWVVMLNELFRYDERSGTFRSAQIRQKLHTNSLIRTVFSDKQAHLWVTTSEAGAFRIGPTGMATQFSTRTTPYLTGNDVTTGMCDRAGRVWLGTRTGGLCIYHPGTQQFQYVRHSRYSRRSLAEDFVWQLYQDHQGIVWVGSSSQGIDKYDPQRFPFGLIQQNDEAPEATLPDNMIFRIFGQGDNLYIGTETGGAAQYSTTTGRMTSLARLVPKSVSAMNNETRVITADSDGQLWFANWREVAQYDPVRRRARVYPATGIRTQLYTYGALALTDSTGHSAELWIAGQGGLTRFGLRTRQWKTWHDLPALQAVSAYNTRLIYQPVRTMVWLGTLGNGLIGYDLTRRTTVSFTDKNGLSCANVRGLLQTGSILWVGTDCGLYQLDLRAGRVVRHYTQANGLPNEVIYGILSDNQGDLWLSSNQGLTRFSPRLGRVVKNYDVTDGLQSNEFNTNVCYKHTDGTLFFGGVNGITYFRPDQFRPNRFVPPVKITAVSVFDSAYNPNRQQLTLGPRQNFVQFAFTALNFSNSTKNQFQYQLAGIDPGWVQAGHRRTANYTNLPPGDYVFRVKGSNDDGIWNNRGASMVLVIEPPFWGTWWFRLLLLLLLMGGMYGLYRYRIYALQQRQANELTVTVRTQELERQRFAKELHDGIGANLSVLKLYLSALGSPGMSVEAIRDRSLMVLSSSVSDVRSLVHDMHPRHLHEQGLAQTIADMVQLLNESRQLRVTYQAQNLPDTLPEAVEINLFRVVQELLQNTLKHAQATEAMLTLRTTPDQLYVDYHDNGRGFDATRPNGASGGNGLLNIRQRVELLKGNCHITSSPGAGTSATVSVPLAT, encoded by the coding sequence ATGGTACGTTGCCTACTGGTTCTGTTATCGCTACTCCATTCATTGCCGCTATCGGCCCAGTCAAACAGGGCCGGGCCATTTAACGCGCCCGAGCCGATGCAGTTTGAGCATTACGGCCAAAGCGAAGGACTGTCGCAGGGAACCATCAACGACATGGTCAGCTACGATGGATTTATGTGGTTTGCCACGCAGGACGGTCTAAATCGTTTCGATGGTCTCACCTTCGACGTATTTCGTAAAGCCGGGCCGCATTCGCTCAACAATAACCTGATTCAGACGCTGCTGGCCGATTCGCGGGGGCGGCTGTGGGTTGGTACGGGCAGTGGCATCAATATCTACGACCGACGCGATGGTACGTTTCAATCGTTTTTCGAAGCGTTTAGGCTGCACCACCTGATTGAGCGGGCGGCTATTCACAAATTGTTTGAAGACAAGCGGGGCCGCATCTGGATTATCACCACCTCGCTGGGATTGTTTTGCTTCGACCCGGCCCGCCGGACTGTGCGTCCGTTTTTCGCCAACGACAACACCTTAGTATCGGGCTGCGTAAAACCATCGGGCGAGGTTTGGGTGGTCATGCTGAACGAGTTGTTTCGATACGACGAGCGGAGTGGCACGTTCAGGTCCGCACAGATTCGGCAGAAACTGCACACGAACTCGCTCATCCGAACCGTATTCTCCGATAAACAGGCGCATTTGTGGGTTACTACCTCAGAAGCTGGTGCGTTCCGAATAGGGCCAACGGGTATGGCAACCCAGTTTTCGACCCGCACGACGCCCTACCTGACCGGCAACGACGTAACGACGGGTATGTGCGACCGGGCCGGGCGGGTCTGGCTCGGAACCCGCACGGGCGGGCTGTGCATCTATCACCCCGGCACGCAACAGTTTCAATACGTCCGGCATTCGCGGTATAGTCGGCGCAGTTTGGCCGAAGATTTTGTCTGGCAGTTATATCAGGACCATCAGGGCATTGTGTGGGTGGGCAGCAGTAGCCAGGGCATCGACAAATACGACCCGCAACGATTTCCGTTCGGACTGATTCAGCAAAACGACGAGGCTCCCGAAGCTACCCTGCCCGATAACATGATTTTCCGAATATTCGGGCAGGGCGACAATCTTTACATCGGCACCGAAACAGGCGGGGCGGCCCAGTATTCGACCACCACCGGACGCATGACCTCGCTGGCCCGGCTGGTACCGAAGTCGGTTAGTGCCATGAACAACGAAACCCGTGTTATAACCGCCGATTCGGACGGGCAGTTGTGGTTTGCCAACTGGCGCGAGGTAGCGCAGTACGACCCTGTTCGGCGCAGGGCGCGGGTATATCCGGCTACGGGCATCCGCACGCAACTGTACACCTACGGCGCACTGGCCCTGACCGATTCAACGGGCCATTCGGCAGAGCTTTGGATAGCCGGGCAAGGGGGTCTGACCCGTTTCGGTCTGCGGACCAGACAATGGAAAACCTGGCACGACCTGCCCGCCCTGCAAGCCGTTTCTGCTTATAACACCCGGCTTATCTACCAGCCTGTTCGCACGATGGTCTGGCTCGGCACACTGGGAAACGGGTTGATTGGCTACGATCTGACTCGCCGAACGACCGTATCGTTTACCGATAAAAATGGGCTATCGTGCGCTAACGTCCGGGGCCTGCTGCAAACCGGCTCGATACTGTGGGTAGGTACCGACTGCGGCCTGTATCAGCTTGACCTGCGGGCTGGCCGGGTAGTACGGCATTATACACAGGCCAACGGCCTGCCCAATGAGGTAATTTACGGCATACTCAGCGATAATCAGGGCGATTTGTGGTTGAGCAGCAATCAGGGGCTGACGCGCTTTTCGCCCAGGCTCGGACGAGTTGTAAAAAACTATGATGTGACCGACGGGCTGCAAAGCAACGAGTTCAACACCAACGTCTGCTACAAGCATACCGATGGTACGCTGTTTTTTGGGGGCGTCAACGGCATTACCTACTTCCGGCCCGATCAGTTTAGGCCGAACCGGTTTGTGCCACCCGTAAAAATAACGGCGGTGTCGGTTTTCGACAGTGCTTACAATCCGAACCGACAGCAGCTAACGCTTGGCCCGCGTCAGAACTTTGTGCAGTTTGCATTTACGGCACTGAATTTCTCGAACAGCACCAAAAACCAGTTCCAGTACCAACTGGCTGGCATCGACCCCGGCTGGGTACAGGCCGGGCATCGGCGCACGGCTAACTACACCAACCTGCCGCCGGGCGACTACGTGTTTCGGGTAAAAGGCAGCAACGACGATGGTATCTGGAATAACCGGGGGGCATCGATGGTGCTTGTCATCGAGCCGCCTTTCTGGGGTACGTGGTGGTTTCGGCTGCTGCTGCTGCTGTTGCTCATGGGCGGCATGTACGGCCTGTACCGCTACCGTATCTATGCCCTTCAGCAGCGGCAGGCCAACGAACTGACTGTAACGGTTCGGACGCAGGAGCTCGAACGACAGCGATTTGCCAAAGAACTGCACGATGGCATCGGGGCCAATCTGTCGGTGCTGAAGCTGTACCTGAGTGCGCTGGGCAGCCCCGGTATGTCGGTCGAGGCCATTCGGGACCGGTCGCTGATGGTGTTGAGCAGTTCGGTCAGCGACGTGCGCTCGCTGGTCCACGACATGCACCCGCGCCACCTGCACGAGCAGGGCCTGGCCCAGACCATTGCCGACATGGTGCAGTTGCTCAACGAGAGTCGGCAGCTACGGGTGACGTATCAGGCGCAGAACCTGCCCGACACGCTGCCTGAAGCCGTTGAGATCAACCTATTCCGGGTGGTGCAGGAACTGCTGCAAAACACCCTCAAACACGCGCAGGCCACCGAAGCTATGCTCACCCTCCGCACCACTCCCGACCAGCTTTACGTTGACTACCACGACAATGGCCGGGGCTTCGACGCTACCCGGCCAAACGGCGCATCGGGCGGCAATGGCCTGTTGAACATCCGGCAGCGCGTCGAGTTGCTCAAAGGCAACTGCCACATTACTTCCTCGCCCGGTGCGGGTACCTCGGCCACCGTTTCGGTGCCGCTCGCTACGTAA
- a CDS encoding ester cyclase encodes MQTAQQESVSEMSRKGACIAFFTAYDDLDTARMIGLAAPDATVHFLPLGDAGKGSFWEFGKAVWDSLIDCFPDISNSVDSLTTEDDTVTANVTIGGTQTNEFLGIPNKGLRFNSDHVFVFKFNDADQIQSLTINWDAASFARQLGS; translated from the coding sequence ATGCAAACCGCACAACAGGAATCTGTATCTGAAATGAGCCGCAAAGGAGCTTGTATCGCCTTCTTCACCGCTTACGACGACCTCGACACCGCCCGGATGATTGGGCTGGCCGCACCCGATGCCACCGTACATTTTCTGCCCCTGGGCGATGCAGGTAAGGGTTCATTCTGGGAGTTTGGCAAAGCCGTCTGGGATTCGCTCATCGATTGCTTCCCCGATATCAGCAACTCGGTCGATAGCCTTACTACCGAAGACGACACCGTTACGGCCAACGTGACCATTGGCGGTACGCAGACCAACGAGTTTCTGGGTATTCCAAACAAAGGGTTGCGCTTCAACTCCGACCATGTATTTGTTTTCAAATTCAACGACGCCGATCAGATTCAGAGCCTGACCATCAACTGGGATGCCGCCAGTTTTGCCAGACAATTAGGTAGCTAA
- a CDS encoding response regulator — MKRLLIVDDHRLFSEGLRFMLDQTTDYTVTSVLWSGRDLLYTLVRQPVDLLVLDIDLPDVSGFDLAQTVRRLYPTLPILALSMLSDTHSMDRMLTAGATGYCIKSADYDELLTALRTVSAGQTYLPATYFEQRHASRNALDSSGLSEREADVVRLIAGGASGKQIADRLCISPRTVETHRKNIYRKLGVHTNIELTRVARQNCLL; from the coding sequence ATGAAGAGACTGTTGATTGTTGACGACCATCGTTTGTTTTCGGAAGGACTCCGGTTCATGCTCGACCAAACCACCGACTACACTGTTACCTCGGTACTGTGGAGTGGACGCGACCTGCTCTATACACTGGTTCGGCAACCGGTCGATCTGCTGGTGCTGGACATCGATCTGCCCGACGTATCGGGTTTCGATCTGGCGCAGACGGTTCGGCGGTTATATCCGACGCTGCCTATTCTGGCCCTATCGATGTTGAGCGATACGCATTCGATGGACCGTATGCTGACTGCCGGAGCCACGGGTTACTGCATCAAAAGTGCCGACTACGACGAATTGCTAACGGCCCTGCGAACGGTCAGTGCGGGCCAGACTTACCTGCCTGCTACGTACTTTGAACAGCGACACGCCAGCCGAAACGCGCTCGACAGCAGCGGATTATCCGAACGTGAAGCCGACGTAGTACGCTTAATTGCCGGGGGTGCGAGTGGCAAACAGATTGCCGACCGGCTGTGCATCAGCCCCCGCACGGTAGAAACGCACCGCAAAAATATTTACCGTAAGCTGGGTGTGCACACCAACATCGAACTAACCCGCGTAGCCCGGCAAAACTGTCTGCTTTGA
- a CDS encoding bifunctional nuclease family protein: MDKIKLEILGLSPSQSQSGSFALVLGEEYGNRRLPIIIGMFEAQAIAIEIEKIVPNRPMTHDLFKQFAEQFRFTVREIVISDLREGIFFAKIVCFDGVRETIIDARPSDAIAIGIRFDVPIYTNESILSEAGITATGADEDEEQEELVRSSNRPSSRSFGDQLKNASSEELQQMLDEALGNEEYERAAKIRDEMSKRN, translated from the coding sequence GTGGATAAGATTAAGCTGGAAATATTAGGACTATCGCCCAGTCAGTCGCAGTCGGGTTCGTTTGCGTTGGTGCTGGGTGAAGAATACGGCAATCGTCGGTTGCCGATCATTATTGGCATGTTTGAAGCGCAGGCAATTGCCATTGAGATCGAGAAAATTGTGCCCAACCGGCCCATGACCCACGATCTGTTCAAGCAATTTGCCGAGCAGTTCCGGTTCACGGTGCGCGAAATTGTGATTTCCGACCTGCGCGAAGGCATTTTCTTCGCCAAGATTGTTTGCTTCGACGGCGTCCGCGAAACCATCATCGACGCTCGCCCGTCGGATGCCATCGCCATCGGCATCCGGTTCGACGTGCCAATTTATACCAACGAGTCTATTCTGTCGGAAGCGGGTATTACGGCCACTGGTGCCGATGAAGACGAAGAACAGGAAGAACTGGTTCGCTCATCGAATCGCCCCTCGTCGCGCTCATTTGGTGATCAGTTGAAAAACGCATCGTCGGAAGAACTGCAGCAAATGCTCGACGAAGCACTCGGCAACGAAGAATACGAGCGGGCCGCCAAAATCCGCGACGAAATGAGCAAGCGGAATTAA
- a CDS encoding electron transfer flavoprotein subunit beta/FixA family protein has product MKILVCVTSVPDTTTKIAFTDNNTKLNKAGVAFITGPYDDYALARAVELKEKLGASVTVLNVGEADAEPVIRKCLAIGADDAFRVNAEPTDSYFVAEQIAAIAKENNYDLILMGRESIDYNGGQVHGIVGEMLGIPSISPVMLLDIEGDVAKITREIEGGKEELEAKLPLVLGCQEPIAEWKIPNMRGIMTARTKPLRVVEPVGTDKLTAVGSYELPAPRGAVKMIKADEAETLIQLLRTEAKVI; this is encoded by the coding sequence ATGAAAATTTTAGTGTGTGTGACGAGTGTGCCCGACACCACCACCAAAATTGCCTTCACGGACAATAACACAAAGCTAAACAAAGCAGGTGTTGCGTTCATTACCGGACCTTACGACGACTACGCTCTGGCGCGGGCCGTTGAACTGAAAGAAAAACTTGGTGCCAGCGTAACGGTGCTGAATGTTGGCGAAGCCGACGCCGAGCCGGTGATTCGCAAGTGCCTCGCCATTGGTGCCGACGATGCCTTCCGGGTCAACGCCGAACCCACCGACTCGTATTTCGTGGCCGAGCAGATTGCCGCTATCGCCAAAGAAAACAACTACGACCTTATTCTGATGGGTCGTGAATCAATTGACTACAACGGCGGTCAGGTTCATGGCATCGTAGGCGAAATGCTGGGCATCCCGTCGATTTCGCCCGTAATGTTGCTGGATATTGAGGGCGATGTGGCTAAAATCACTCGTGAAATCGAAGGCGGTAAAGAAGAACTGGAAGCCAAACTGCCGTTGGTGCTGGGTTGCCAGGAGCCGATTGCCGAGTGGAAAATTCCGAACATGCGCGGCATCATGACTGCCCGTACCAAGCCGCTCAGAGTGGTTGAGCCGGTCGGCACCGATAAGCTGACTGCCGTTGGTAGTTATGAACTGCCCGCCCCACGCGGAGCTGTGAAGATGATTAAGGCCGACGAAGCCGAAACGCTCATCCAACTCCTCCGCACCGAAGCTAAAGTCATTTAA
- a CDS encoding response regulator transcription factor: protein MTLTFRQQQILDLIASEQTTAEIAHTLGVSVPTVETHRRNLFRKAGVRSVAGLVKEAMRQGLIH from the coding sequence ATGACGCTTACCTTTCGCCAGCAGCAGATTCTCGACCTGATTGCGTCTGAGCAAACCACGGCTGAGATTGCCCACACGCTGGGCGTATCGGTGCCAACGGTGGAAACGCACCGGCGCAACCTCTTCCGCAAAGCGGGGGTTCGGAGCGTGGCGGGGCTGGTAAAAGAAGCCATGCGTCAGGGCCTGATTCATTGA
- a CDS encoding DUF6597 domain-containing transcriptional factor, which yields MRYQKIKPAAHLAPYVECYFAWEKADALAQPLRIESPPTGFASMVFSYGDPYYVQTEKHTTLAPASFLTGQATRQYELELNGRIGMVGIVFRPAGLSTLFGLPMYEFTDERVALPDVLGASLTDLHEQICESPSVAGRVTLLEQFLNRQLLRRGDSFDRTDYAANLIVDKYGMLTVNELLDDLYVCRRQFERQFLQKVGVSPKYYARIRRIGYLCSLLAQQHWQVADWQDFIFQAGYYDQSHFIREFTQFTGKRPTLYLKDNTELSQYL from the coding sequence ATGCGTTACCAGAAGATCAAGCCTGCTGCGCACCTCGCTCCGTATGTGGAGTGCTATTTTGCGTGGGAAAAAGCTGATGCATTGGCGCAGCCGCTTCGTATCGAATCGCCCCCAACCGGGTTTGCCTCGATGGTATTTTCTTACGGCGATCCGTACTACGTTCAGACCGAAAAGCACACTACCCTTGCACCCGCTTCGTTTCTGACCGGGCAGGCCACCCGGCAATACGAACTCGAACTAAACGGACGCATTGGCATGGTGGGAATCGTGTTTCGGCCCGCTGGCTTGAGTACGCTCTTCGGCCTGCCCATGTACGAATTTACCGACGAGCGCGTGGCCCTGCCCGACGTGCTGGGTGCATCGCTCACCGATCTGCACGAACAAATCTGCGAAAGCCCGTCGGTGGCCGGGCGCGTGACCCTCCTCGAACAGTTTCTGAACCGGCAACTGCTGCGCCGGGGCGATAGCTTCGACCGCACCGATTATGCCGCCAACCTGATTGTTGACAAGTATGGCATGCTGACCGTCAATGAATTACTCGACGACTTATACGTTTGTCGACGGCAATTTGAGCGGCAGTTTCTGCAAAAAGTGGGTGTTAGTCCGAAGTATTACGCCCGCATTCGGCGCATAGGGTATTTATGTTCGTTGCTGGCGCAACAACACTGGCAAGTGGCCGACTGGCAGGATTTTATTTTTCAGGCCGGTTATTACGACCAGTCGCATTTTATCCGCGAGTTCACGCAATTTACCGGCAAGCGACCAACGCTCTACTTGAAGGACAACACCGAGTTGAGTCAGTACCTCTAA
- a CDS encoding electron transfer flavoprotein subunit alpha/FixB family protein has protein sequence MSVLIFVELDEGKLKKSSQEAIFYGAKVAGMLGTSATAVVVGQADDTELASAGRFGATKVLHAADAKLNEPNGMAYATVVAAAAQQESSKVVVLAKSSLADAMTARLAGKLKAGLAANVIELPDLSNGFRVKSSIYTGKAFAYNDLKADVKILAIKKNTITPEETDATATVDAFSPALNDSDFSITVKKTEKATGDVLLPEADLVVSAGRGLKGPENWGIVEELAKALGAATACSKPVSDLDWRPHHEHVGQTGIKVSPNLYIAAGISGAIQHLAGVNSSKVIVVINKDPEAPFFKSADYGIVGDVFEVLPRLTKAVQAL, from the coding sequence ATGTCTGTATTAATTTTTGTCGAGTTAGACGAGGGGAAACTCAAAAAATCGTCGCAGGAAGCTATTTTCTATGGCGCGAAAGTCGCCGGAATGCTGGGTACGTCGGCCACGGCGGTAGTCGTTGGTCAGGCCGATGATACCGAACTGGCTTCGGCGGGTCGGTTTGGTGCGACGAAGGTGCTTCATGCTGCCGACGCTAAGCTGAACGAACCCAACGGCATGGCTTATGCTACCGTTGTGGCGGCTGCGGCTCAGCAGGAAAGCAGCAAAGTGGTGGTGCTGGCGAAGTCGTCATTGGCTGATGCTATGACCGCCCGGCTGGCCGGTAAACTCAAAGCCGGTCTGGCGGCCAACGTGATCGAACTGCCCGACCTCTCGAACGGCTTCCGCGTAAAAAGCAGCATCTACACCGGCAAGGCGTTCGCCTACAACGACCTGAAAGCCGACGTGAAAATTCTGGCTATCAAGAAAAATACCATCACGCCCGAAGAAACCGACGCTACGGCTACGGTTGACGCGTTCAGCCCGGCTTTGAACGATAGTGATTTCAGCATTACCGTGAAGAAAACCGAAAAAGCCACCGGCGATGTGCTGCTGCCCGAAGCTGATTTGGTGGTTTCGGCGGGGCGCGGTCTGAAAGGACCCGAAAACTGGGGCATTGTTGAAGAACTGGCAAAGGCTCTCGGTGCGGCAACGGCCTGCTCGAAACCCGTGTCGGACCTCGACTGGCGGCCCCACCACGAACACGTTGGGCAAACCGGTATTAAGGTTAGTCCGAACCTGTACATTGCGGCAGGTATTTCGGGTGCCATACAACATCTGGCGGGCGTAAACTCCTCGAAGGTAATTGTTGTTATCAACAAAGACCCCGAAGCCCCGTTCTTCAAATCGGCAGATTACGGCATTGTCGGTGACGTATTTGAGGTATTGCCGCGTCTGACGAAAGCGGTTCAGGCTCTTTAA